AACTATCTGGTCTTCCCAAAAATTATCGCCATGCTATTCTATCCTTTTGCCATCGCCATCTCCATGTATGTTGGCATTTTTGGGGGATGGTTGGCCGGAGTTTTCGGAGGCTTTTTAACCAGTGCCGATTTTGTATCCGGACTACAAACCGATTTTGTTCCTTTTCACATAGCCTATGCATTTATAAAGACCTTGATTTTTGCCTTTATTATTGCGACCATTCCATCATTTCATGGTTTTTATATGAAAGGGGGCGCCCTTGAAGTAGGGAAGGCAAGTACAACCTCGTTCGTTTGGACAAGCGTTGTAATCATCATTCTCAATTATATACTAACCCAACTCCTTCTTGGCTAATGATCGAGGTAAACAACATCCATAAATCTTTTGGTGACGCCCATATTTTAAAAGGAATAACCACCACATTTGAAAAGGGTAAAACCAATTTGATCATTGGTCAAAGTGGATCTGGAAAAACCGTTTTCCTAAAATGTCTTTTAGGGCTTTTCGCTCCTGAGGAAGGGAGTATCGTCTATGATGGAAAGGTGTATTCCGATTTAAGGGAAGATGAAAAAAGGAACCTAAGACAGGAAATGGGCATGGTTTTTCAAGGCAGTGCCTTATTTGATAGCATGACCGTGGCGGGAAATGTAAAGTTTCCTTTGGATATGTTTACAAAACAATCTGAATCGGAAATGGAAGAACGGGTAAATACCGTTCTAAATCGGGTAAACTTGGTAGACGCCCATAATAAATTCCCGGCGGAAATTTCTGGCGGAATGCAAAAACGTGTCGCTATTGCCAGGGCTATCGTTATGAACCCAAAATACCTATTTTGCGACGAACCCAATTCAGGTCTAGATCCCAAAACGGCCATCCTTATCGATGACCTCATCAAGGAAATTACGGAGGAGTACAACATTACAACGATTATCAATACACACGATATGAATTCCGTAATGCAAATTGGGGAAAAAATCCTGTTCTTAAAAGACGGGCTTAAGGAATGGGAAGGTACCAAAAAAGAAATATTCAAGACTGAAAACGAGGCTGTCACCAATTTCGTTTATTCTTCCGATCTCTTTAAAAAAGTAAGGCAAATGTATATTGAAGAGCGCAACTAATCCGCTACCACTTCCTTAACTTGTATTTTATCATTATTCAAACGAAGCTTTAGCCAATTCAATAATTTTTGGGCATCCTTGACCGTTTCATTTCTCCTTGCTTCCTTTTTCCAAGTAATTTCGAAAACCGGTATGGTATCCGTCTTTTGGAAATCCGTTGCTATTAAATAGGAATAACCCAAGCGTTCCAGATTCTCATAATTTGTTTTGGCCTCCATACTTATTTCCCTAAACGGAATCTGACCTACTGCCCCTTTGCTCAATCTTGACAATTCACTTTCCAAAAAAGCAATTTTCTCGTCCTTGCTATTCAATTGGTTTTTTTGGGTCTCATATAGTTCATTGATATACTTGAGCTGATTTATTTCCTCACTCTGGCCTCCTTGAATGATTTGTAAATCCGTATCCTTTAGCCTTGGATTATCTTCCAATTGTGTCCTCCAAGTTGCTATAATATTATCGGGAATGGCTTCATTTCCCATGAACACCAATTCGATTGTAGAATTTTCACCGCTATTATATTCCAAATCCGTAAAATCCTCCAAAAATCGGCCTTGACCTGAAAATTGGTAAGGGACTACGTTTTCTTCGATAAAAATATTGGCTTGTTTCCTGAACAGCGACTCCTGCAGCGCGTTCCAAAAGGTGATACTGGCGGGAATCATGACTGCAATGGCTACTACGGAAGCCAATCTGGCAATTAACCTTCTTTTTTGTGAATTTACGTAACGTACCATTGGGAAACGCAACAACTTAATCACCAAAAAGGTAGCCAAGGCAATGAAAATGGTATTAATGGTGAAAAGGTACATGGCCCCACTGGCATAGTCCCAATTACCAATTGCCAATCCAAAACCCACCGTACATAAAGGAGGCATCAAAGCGGTCGCGATGGCCACCCCGAATATGACACTAGCTATGGTACCTTTTTTAGCCCTTGCTATTACCAATGCCAGTCCACCAAAAAAAGCGATCAAAACATCCCGTATATCAGGGGCAGTTCTTGCCAAAAGCTCGGATGACTCGTCCCGCAACGGAAAGAACTTAAAAAAGAGGAAAGCCGTAAGTACACTCAAAACCACCATTACCCCAAAGTTCTTCAACGACCGCTTTAACGTATCGATATCATTGATACCTACGGAGAGTCCTATACCCAAGATTGGACCCATAAGAGGCGAAATTAACATGGCTCCGATAACCACGGCAGTGGAGTTGGCGTTCAAGCCAATGGAAGCAATAAAAATGGAGCAAACAAGAATCCAGGAGGTGTGTCCCTTGAAAGGAATATCTGCAATGATGGCTTCCTTTGTTGCATCTTGGTCCGTGTTGGTCCTTATATCCAACAATTCCAACAGGAACCTCTTAACACTGCCCAATAGCCCTTGAAAATCCCTTTTTACATCGTCCCCGCTATCCGGGGTATTATCCGTTGGAGTTACGTTGTCCTGACCGAATTTATCTTGCATAGTTACGCATACTTATCGCCAAAATTATTCTTGACCGAATTTAATACCTTTTTAATATCCTGCTCCTTGGTTTTAGGATATATCAAGAGTACTTCTTCCTTATCTACGACAATATAATCCTTTAAACCATCAATAACCACTATTTTGTCCTTGGGCGTGCGAATCATATTCCCGTTGGCATCCTCTGCCAAAAGTTTGGCGTTGACCACGGCATTCCCCATACCGTCCTTGTCCAATTTATCGAACAGGGAACCCCAAGTACCTAGGTCGTTCCAATCAAATGTGGCTTCCCGAACATAAATGGCATCTGACTTTTCTAAAATAGCGTAATCGATGGATATATTTTCCGATTTTGGGTAGTTTTCCGCAATAAAACTTTTTTCTTTGGATGTATTCAAACAAGCCAGACCTCCATGAAACAAACTGAACTGTGTTGACTGATACTCCTTAAAGGCGTCTACGATCGTTCTTACACTCCACATAAAAATACCGGCGTTCCATAAAAAATTACCTTGGGACAAAAACTCTTTCGCCGTTTCATAATCAGGTTTCTCCCTAAATTGGTTTACTTTCTTAATGTCCCTTTCATCGAATTTATCGAATTCGATATAACCAAACCCGGTATTGGGAAAAGTAGGTTTAACACCTAAAGTGCAAAGCACGGGTTCCTTTTCACATTTCTCGAAGCAGGCCGTAACATCGGCGGCAAAAGCTTCCTCGTCCTCAATCCAATGATCGCTTGGTGCCACGATCATCACCCCATTCGGGTTCATTTTTTGAATTTTTAAAGCGGCATAAAGAATACAAGGCCCAGTATTTCGCATGGCGGGTTCCAGTACCACCTGCTCTTGGGACACCATGGGCAGTTGTTCCAAGACCAAATTGTTGTATCGTTCATTTGTGAGAATAAGAATATTCTCCGTTGGAACGAACCTGTTCAGTCTTTGAAAAGTCTTTTGAATCAGCGTATCCCCCGTACCCAACATATCATGGAACTGCTTGGGGTAATCTGTTGTACTTATTGGCCAAAATCTTGAGCCCACACCTCCTGCCATTAACACGGCATAATAATTTTTGTTCATTTTAACTCCTTATAAGTTCCACTTCCGCATTGGGCTGAAAAAGATATACCCTTCCCGTTTTGACCTCAACGCATTCAAATCTTTTTACCCTTTTGTTTCCTTTTTTGAAAAGCTTGCCATTATAGATTCTGAAAACACTACCAAAAGGTAATTGAAAAACGTATGTTTTGTCCTTTTCTTGCGTATCAAAATGCTGTAATGCAATGGATAATCTTGCATCCGTACTACTGCTTGCCTTGGGGTTTTTAAAATGAATGGCCAACAAGGGCAATAATTTGGACGGAAAAATTTCCGGTCGTAAAAAAGGTAACATTAAATATTGAAACGTTCTTTTCCACTCCAACCCGTGCGGTTTAATCCTGCGGCCATATTTTTCAAAAGCGACCAAATGCGCAATTTCATGAACCAAGGTAATTAAAAACCGATATTTATTAAGGGTGGCGTTTACGGTTATCAGATGTTTTCCATCAGGGAGCCTTCTATAATCCCCATGTCTGGTAACCCTTTCGTTTACAATTTTAAGATGTACCCTGTGGTCCTTAATGAGTTCTAGGCAGGGATTCACCGACCTTTCGGGTAAATATTTACCTAATATCTCTTCCATTAAAACAAAAATACCCGAAAAAATAAGAATTCTAGGGTATTGATTTTAATTAACAAAACAGCTAGGAAAATAGGGTTAAAAAAGGCATTGAACTAAGGGGTGGAATTTGAAACCTGAATCAATTTTCCATTGAAAAGTTTATTTCCCGTAAGTGCAAAATCTTTAATGTAAGTGGCCATTTCCAAAGCGGTCACTGGAGCCTCATAGCCCGGAAAAGCTTCTTCCAGCATTTCGGTTTGAACTGCACCTAAGGCCAATACATTAAAAGTGGGTCCGGTTTCCTTGTATTCTTCCGCCAATAATTCCATAAGGGTAATAACAGCGCCCTTGCTGGAGCTATAGGCCGATAGTCCCGGAAATTTCATACTCCCCTGAACACCTCCCATGGAACTGATCGTGACTACGTGTCCTGTCTTTGACATGTAAGGAGCGATCAATCTGGTCATGGCAGCCACCCCAAAGACATTTACCTCGTATACTTTCTTAAATTCATCCAAGGAGGTATCCGCGAAAGGTTTGTTCAAAAGAGCTCCCGCATTATTGATCAGGATATCTACTTCTTCCCACTCCCTTTTCACAAAATCTTCTACCTTTTCAAAGTCCGGAGCACGTGACAAATCGAACGAAAAGGCCGTTATAAAATCATTGTTAAGATTTTGTACGGGTGCTTCATTTCTTGAAAGCGCCAAAACGGAGTGCCCCTCACTGGCGAACAACTTGGTCAATTCAAAGCCAATACCGCGGCTGGAACCTGTAATGATTACGTTGGCCATTACTTGTATTTTATTTCTTTCACTGGAGAATTTGCAATTCCCTCCACAATGGGTATCATTTTATTCACTACATGGGCCATATGTCCATAATCCATTTCTGAAGGTTCATCATCCACTTTATGATAATAGGGAAAGTTGGTAAAGTCAAAAGTGCTGTACGTTTGTGAAGGAACGTTGAATTCTTGATGGAATGCATAATTATCCGATCTTTTGAACAAATTGAACTCCTTGGCTTGGGGTAAAAACCCAACCACTTTTTCCCCTACGTAGGAATTGCTTACCTGCGCCATATTTGACAATTCGTAACCCGTAAGATATACCAAATGGTCCTTTTCCACCATGGGCACGCCCACCATTTCGTAATTCAACATGGTATACAAATCCAATCCTCCCTCCTTTAATTTTTTGGCCAAATGCCTTGA
This DNA window, taken from Maribacter algicola, encodes the following:
- a CDS encoding SprT-like domain-containing protein — translated: MEEILGKYLPERSVNPCLELIKDHRVHLKIVNERVTRHGDYRRLPDGKHLITVNATLNKYRFLITLVHEIAHLVAFEKYGRRIKPHGLEWKRTFQYLMLPFLRPEIFPSKLLPLLAIHFKNPKASSSTDARLSIALQHFDTQEKDKTYVFQLPFGSVFRIYNGKLFKKGNKRVKRFECVEVKTGRVYLFQPNAEVELIRS
- a CDS encoding DUF389 domain-containing protein — protein: MQDKFGQDNVTPTDNTPDSGDDVKRDFQGLLGSVKRFLLELLDIRTNTDQDATKEAIIADIPFKGHTSWILVCSIFIASIGLNANSTAVVIGAMLISPLMGPILGIGLSVGINDIDTLKRSLKNFGVMVVLSVLTAFLFFKFFPLRDESSELLARTAPDIRDVLIAFFGGLALVIARAKKGTIASVIFGVAIATALMPPLCTVGFGLAIGNWDYASGAMYLFTINTIFIALATFLVIKLLRFPMVRYVNSQKRRLIARLASVVAIAVMIPASITFWNALQESLFRKQANIFIEENVVPYQFSGQGRFLEDFTDLEYNSGENSTIELVFMGNEAIPDNIIATWRTQLEDNPRLKDTDLQIIQGGQSEEINQLKYINELYETQKNQLNSKDEKIAFLESELSRLSKGAVGQIPFREISMEAKTNYENLERLGYSYLIATDFQKTDTIPVFEITWKKEARRNETVKDAQKLLNWLKLRLNNDKIQVKEVVAD
- a CDS encoding ABC transporter ATP-binding protein, which encodes MIEVNNIHKSFGDAHILKGITTTFEKGKTNLIIGQSGSGKTVFLKCLLGLFAPEEGSIVYDGKVYSDLREDEKRNLRQEMGMVFQGSALFDSMTVAGNVKFPLDMFTKQSESEMEERVNTVLNRVNLVDAHNKFPAEISGGMQKRVAIARAIVMNPKYLFCDEPNSGLDPKTAILIDDLIKEITEEYNITTIINTHDMNSVMQIGEKILFLKDGLKEWEGTKKEIFKTENEAVTNFVYSSDLFKKVRQMYIEERN
- a CDS encoding mannose-1-phosphate guanylyltransferase translates to MNKNYYAVLMAGGVGSRFWPISTTDYPKQFHDMLGTGDTLIQKTFQRLNRFVPTENILILTNERYNNLVLEQLPMVSQEQVVLEPAMRNTGPCILYAALKIQKMNPNGVMIVAPSDHWIEDEEAFAADVTACFEKCEKEPVLCTLGVKPTFPNTGFGYIEFDKFDERDIKKVNQFREKPDYETAKEFLSQGNFLWNAGIFMWSVRTIVDAFKEYQSTQFSLFHGGLACLNTSKEKSFIAENYPKSENISIDYAILEKSDAIYVREATFDWNDLGTWGSLFDKLDKDGMGNAVVNAKLLAEDANGNMIRTPKDKIVVIDGLKDYIVVDKEEVLLIYPKTKEQDIKKVLNSVKNNFGDKYA
- a CDS encoding SDR family NAD(P)-dependent oxidoreductase; this encodes MANVIITGSSRGIGFELTKLFASEGHSVLALSRNEAPVQNLNNDFITAFSFDLSRAPDFEKVEDFVKREWEEVDILINNAGALLNKPFADTSLDEFKKVYEVNVFGVAAMTRLIAPYMSKTGHVVTISSMGGVQGSMKFPGLSAYSSSKGAVITLMELLAEEYKETGPTFNVLALGAVQTEMLEEAFPGYEAPVTALEMATYIKDFALTGNKLFNGKLIQVSNSTP